One stretch of Streptomyces agglomeratus DNA includes these proteins:
- a CDS encoding F0F1 ATP synthase subunit B, producing MNALVLAATEEQNPLVPPGPEFVVGLIAFAVVFFFLAKKLLPAINKVLDERREAIEGGIEKADAAQTEAQSVLEQYKAQLAEARHEAARLRQEALEQGTVLKEELRAEGQRQREEIIAAGHAQIEADRKQAAQSLRQDVGKLATDLAGKLVGESLEDHARQSRTIDRFLSELEEKAEAAR from the coding sequence GTGAACGCGCTGGTATTGGCGGCGACCGAGGAGCAGAATCCCCTCGTTCCGCCCGGTCCAGAGTTCGTCGTCGGGCTGATCGCCTTCGCCGTCGTCTTCTTCTTCCTCGCCAAGAAGCTCCTCCCGGCCATCAACAAGGTCCTGGACGAGCGTCGCGAGGCGATCGAGGGCGGCATCGAGAAGGCCGATGCAGCTCAGACCGAGGCCCAGAGCGTGCTTGAGCAGTACAAGGCTCAGCTCGCCGAGGCCCGCCACGAGGCCGCCCGCCTGCGCCAGGAGGCGCTGGAACAGGGCACTGTCCTGAAGGAAGAACTTCGGGCAGAGGGTCAGCGCCAGCGCGAGGAAATCATCGCCGCCGGCCACGCCCAGATCGAGGCGGACCGCAAGCAGGCCGCACAGTCGCTGCGTCAGGACGTGGGCAAGCTCGCCACCGACCTGGCCGGCAAGCTCGTCGGCGAGTCCCTCGAGGACCACGCCCGGCAGAGCCGCACCATCGACCGTTTCCTCAGCGAGCTCGAGGAGAAGGCCGAGGCCGCCCGATGA
- a CDS encoding F0F1 ATP synthase subunit delta yields the protein MNGASREALAAARGRLDALTDNTSVDATKLAGDLAAVTALLDREVSLRRVLTDPAQAGEAKALLAARLLSGQVGGEAADLVSGMVRTRWSRSRDLVDALEELADTADLTAAQQAGVLDDVEDEVFRFGRIVASDTGLRAALTDRSATVSAKSELLRSLLGGKAQPVTERLVVRLVVQPRGRSLEAGLESLSKLAAARRDRMVAVVTTAVPLTDQQKQRLGAALAKLYGRQMHLNLEVDPEVLGGIQVQVGDEVINGTIADRLEEATRRMAG from the coding sequence ATGAACGGAGCGAGCCGCGAGGCACTGGCCGCCGCACGTGGGCGTCTCGACGCGCTGACCGACAACACGTCGGTCGACGCGACGAAGCTCGCGGGCGACCTGGCCGCCGTCACCGCGCTGCTCGACCGCGAGGTGTCGCTGCGTCGGGTCCTGACCGACCCGGCGCAGGCCGGCGAGGCCAAGGCCCTGCTGGCCGCGCGACTGCTGAGCGGTCAGGTGGGTGGCGAAGCCGCCGACCTGGTCTCCGGCATGGTCCGCACCCGCTGGTCGCGGTCGCGTGACCTGGTCGACGCGCTCGAGGAACTGGCGGACACCGCCGACCTCACCGCGGCGCAGCAGGCCGGTGTGCTCGACGACGTGGAGGACGAGGTGTTCCGGTTCGGCCGGATCGTCGCGTCCGACACCGGGCTGCGGGCCGCGCTGACCGACCGGTCGGCGACGGTGTCCGCCAAGAGCGAGCTGCTGCGCAGCCTGCTCGGCGGCAAGGCCCAGCCGGTCACCGAGCGTCTTGTGGTGCGTCTCGTGGTTCAGCCGCGTGGACGTAGCCTGGAGGCGGGACTCGAGTCCCTGTCCAAGCTCGCCGCGGCGCGCCGCGACCGCATGGTCGCCGTTGTCACCACGGCGGTGCCGCTCACCGACCAGCAGAAGCAGCGCCTCGGCGCCGCACTGGCCAAGCTGTACGGACGCCAGATGCACCTGAACCTCGAAGTGGACCCCGAGGTCCTCGGCGGGATCCAGGTACAGGTCGGCGACGAGGTCATCAACGGCACCATCGCGGACCGCCTCGAAGAGGCGACCCGTCGCATGGCCGGCTGA